Genomic segment of Arachis stenosperma cultivar V10309 chromosome 4, arast.V10309.gnm1.PFL2, whole genome shotgun sequence:
AACAATGTGATTCTTTCACTAAAAAATCCGTTAAAACACTAATAAAACTTCATCACCTATATGTAATAAACCAATTATTTagcagaaaaaaaataaaaaagaaatatgatcataaaatttatttgtgcaaaatattaacaaaaattaaaaaaaagatacgAAACTATATGAAGGAAGATCAAGAAGAGGtataaaattaatgttaacttatataataaaatataagttGAAGTAGATAAATTAGATTATCTTAATCAATTTATACAtgttaaagaaaaataatattaatgttAAAAATACAGAATAACATAAGACGCCTTGAATATAATTAGAGGGGGTCATAACCGCAAGTGGTAATCAACCACTTTATATACGAGATGAGATGAGATGTCTTCAGAAACCCATGTAAATATGTACAGTTTCCTGACTTATATTTTATACAACAGATTCAATCTTCTTGAGTAGCTTCATCATCACCTTCGTCCATGGCATCATCCTGCTTTTCATTCTCTTCAACATGGTCACAACATTGAGTTTCTTCATCAGACATAGCTCCACCCTCTGCATTGATTCTACCTTCATTGCCACTGTTGCTACAACTCTGCGTGTCCGAGTCAGTTGAACTGCCATCTTTCTCTTGCTTTTCACCACAATTATATGCAGAACCTCCAAACTTCTCCCTCAAATCAGGAGCAACAATGCCAATCATATCCCGGAGTGCTTGCCGCTCATTCCGTTTAGCGGCAGCATCATCAGTGTTCTGACTCTCAGCCACCACAATATTTGAATCATGCAATGGGCCACAACCTTCGTTATTGTCTCTGCTTGGAGATTCATTGTCTCCATGCACAGAAGGGGCTGTACTGCAAGCCCAGCTGCCAGCAACTTCGGATGTTAAAAGGTCTGCTGTTCTGATTGTGCCACCAACTTCGGTATCCTCAATAACTTTTTCAGTGTCTGTAGGATCATGTAATTGCAACAGATGCGAAACACGATGATCATGGGCTTGCTCCTCAGTTTCTTGTACATTTACATCAGCATCACACTGCATAGTGTCCCCATCTAGAGGACCAGATTTATTTAAATCAACATGCTTTATGCCATAATTTGAAGGACTTTCAGTTCCCAGAACACACTCAGTACCACCAGCACCTTCATCCATCATAGCTGCAGCACCGTCAATATCAGAACCAAAGCCACCTCTTACATCATGGTCATGATCTGCACTGGTGAACCCTTGTGTATTTTGGCATTCTTGACTTCTCACCTCACATTCATGCTTCTCAGTGTCACTAGCTTCATTGCTTGAGGTTTCTACTTGATCTCTGTTGCGCTTCTGTGTAGATGCAGTTGAGCCTGCCTTTGCAGTATTTTTGCTATGGTATCCTgcaacttctctctctcttccagGGGTTCCACCGATAACTCCATCCATATCTACAGAAGTATTCTCATAATTCTCTTCGTCTTCAAGAGTTCTTTGCATAGCCTTTAATTGCTCCTGTTGCTTAGCAAAGAGTACTTGTATCTCCTCAGTAGTGGAATAAAATGCCCTTAGTTGTGTTTCCCTACATGACATCAATGAGCTTCAGTGGCAAAATCAAAGCATAATGCGGGTGTAGATGTTGCCTCTTAAAGTTAAAGTGCCAATCAGCATTTAATACAAACAGTGCAACGATGCAGCATGTTAACCAACAGGGACTACTAAACAAAGCTGATTAACTTAGCATGAATGACATATCCAACAGATGAATACCAGGATCCACAATTTTTACTGCAATGACATTGTTGAGTAGTCCAttctaataaataaaacaaaaactatTCAGCCGCGGTCCTACTTTTATTTAGGCTCAATTGCTCTGCTATTTGCTTTCATATTCTTGAAGATGTTTATACATCCTTTATTCTTCAAATTTTCAGGATAGCTAAAATCCATTCAGAATCTATGATAGTAATGTTCACATATCCATAATATACACACTGGTGATAATTCTAATTAAGAAGTCAGAGAATTCTCGTTCCTATCTATTTTAATCAccaatttaagaaaaaaaatgttatatgTAAACTGTAAAGCAAGCCAAAGAATTACAGTATTCAAGTAAAGTAGCCCATGCTGCGATGTCCTCTAATATTCTTTTATACATATAGGTTCATCCTTACATAATTTTCAAACTACAGTTGTCCAGTGATCATATTAAACAGAAACTTGTTCCTTACCGAAGCATAAGTCTTTCCCTGGCACCTCTTAACCTCCTCCTCTCAAAATCTAGATCCCGCATTGCGGCATTTATCTCAAGCTCAAGAATAGAAACTTTAGCCCATGCTTCTTCTCGAGCTGCCTGCTAACAACAGCAACAAATATTTTCAGTTTCACATAAAGAAACTTCACCaccaaaagaaaagaagtgagagctaaagaaaataaataacagaTAGAATAGAATAAGGGGGGATATTGAATTAGAAAGCAAAAGCAActtattaattagaatttatcaGTCTAGCAACATATAAATAAGATACTGTCATACTCTGAAGTCACACAGAAATAAGTCATTAACAGTAACAGCAATCGGTAGAAAGCAGACATCATTTAGACAAACACCTTTATACAAAAACATTCTTGGAACATGAAATTCTGATATCTACCTTTTCACTCTCAAGCTCTTTGCTTAATCTAATTGTTTCCTCTTCAAGTTCTTCTATTTTCTGCTCCATGAATTTGCATTTTCGTTCAGCGAAATAGTAAACAAATCCAAAATATGAAAAGGGCACATAATACACACACAAAACCATATGATTACCTTTGTTTGATTTACAGTGGTCAGCTTCTGCTCATGCAATTCAGTTTCCAACTGGCGAACCTTATTATCAGACACAACCATCTTTTGCCTAGTATCCTCCTGCAACAAAATGGAACGAAGGCACAAACTTATTTATGAAATACACAAGTTGTCATCCATTGTAGGCTAAACATAAGCAGAACCATACCAGTTTGGACCTCAAGGTTTCAACTAGCAAACACCTTTCTCTCTCTGACTCCTACAACATACAAAAAGAATGACAGCTTATAAGCTTCAAAAGTAAAGAGAGTACAGTTTCTTACTGCTTTAGCGACAAAACCTTCAAACCTGAAGCTTATTTATTGTTTCATGTagttctctttctcttcttaaGGAAGCATCAGTGTGTCGTCTTAATTCCTCTTGAGCCTCAGATTGGGCTCTAAAAACAGCAGCCTTTAGATCACTTGTGGCCTTTTCCCGCTCATCTTTTCGCTGAGTCCGCTCGTCATCTAATTGTTCCCTGAGTTCAGCTATATTTACTTTCTGACTGCATGCAGAGGAGCAAGTGAGAGGGACTCAATTATAAAACATACAGCTAGCGTAACCAGGGTGGGGGCAAAAGGTTTAATACTAAGCATGGTACCAAAAGGTCCATCCTCCTCCAACAGTCAATACTAAAATTCATCCCAGGATGTTACACACAAGAATATAGACACATGTACATAAGCACTAAATCATTCCACATTGCCAATTCTCATTGCAATATAAAAATCAGTCAATCAAGGATCAGTTCAAGCTCAAACTATATAAAAATGAACAATTTCACTCCTATGACACTTGCATCAACATTGAGGACTAAAGTAGTGAAGAACTCAACAATCAAGAATTAAATAGCTCAGAATTATATAGATCATACCTACTTATTATAGCATTTGCTTCAGCACATGACTGCATAGAAGCACTCAGCCTTTCATTGAGGTCTTCGATGGCATGTTTCTGTTCAGCAGTTACTCTATTAACATCACCTAGTTCCTTGTATTTTAGATCTACACTTTGTTGTAATTCTTTTAATTGATCAAGGTAACATTTTGCAACAGACTTCTTGGCTGATTGTAATTCCTATAAAATGGATTGTGGATTAGGTAAGACATTGTAGACCACATATTGATACAACAAAGAACAACTTGAGATTgaacattttattttaaaatctgcATGCAGAGTTTTAGGAGAGAACATAAATTGAAAATACATCAGCTACATACACTTTCATGACGATCAGCAGCAACACGGTTGTCATTACGCAAAGTATCAATTAATACCACCTGATTCTCCAACTGCTTCCTCAGCTCCTGCCAAGAATAAGATAGGATACAATTAACATGACAAaaaagaagggtaagaaaggagGAGTTTACAGTGCTTAGGATATTGCATCCTTTTAAATTAACTTACTGTGTTTGATCTTTGAAGGCttcgaaaatcatcaagagAAATGGGACCTTCGGGGGCACCAATGCCTAAGCCTTTCAATCTCTTGCTTTCAAAGGCACAACGCTCTATATATTCAAGATAAGAAAAAGTAAGACAAATTTTAAAAGCACCACAAACTCAAATAAAACAAATATCTATATCAACCCTGATGTATCTTTCACATAACTTTCTGATAGAAAATTACATTATATATCATAATTATCAATTAGATGTTATATAAATTTCACAACGAATAGGAAGTAAACAGTTGATCACATGAAGTTATATGAAGAAGCTGCAAATGCCAAAATCAAATGTATAggaaaattatgaatattacaACATGCTATAATATAATTTTCAAGCTTGAATTCTATAATGAACATAATAGGAGTAGAATGCTATAATGACAAAAACTAGTAAATTAAGTTTGCTTAATCATAACATTACCTGCTTTTCGCTTAGCAGCTGCATTATCTGGCATGGGGGAGGACAAAAGCACCTCTCGATATACAAAAGAAAATGTAAGATCTGTAtcaaaagatacaaaatattttttgaggGAACCAAAAAACCTGAAATCCCATttattaaagaaaaatgataattctGACTTCTGATAACTGGAAAGCATTCATACCGTGCTGAGGAGGAGCAGCAAACGATATAATATCACCATGGCAGACTTTGACAGCAGGACCATTCTTTTTTAACTTCTCCCAGTTAAGATAAGTTCCATTTGTGCTGAACAACACTTTACAAAAATCAGAATATGACAAGGGGGAAATTTTTCCACGGGAAAGATAGAAATAGCCAAGCTCTGAAAAAGAATCCACAACCTTGTATCTTTCAAGAAAATTGATGTTGTGTCCACCATATTTTCGTTTGTAACCGACATCCTGTATATTCTGCAATGATTTGCACTAATGTTGTTCGAAGCAATCTGGAATCGCACATCATCCACCAATCGGCCAATGCAGTGCTCATTGGCAGTTAGTAAAATATTAATTCCCTGGTCAGAATCAACCATTCAaccaaatcaaatcaaatgaaGAGGAGTAACCAATAGTTACAGAAAAAGAACAATTAAATGAAGAAAAGGTGCCAATACCATTGGTCACACAGCTGCGGTTCAACTACCACTGAATGTAATTTCATAATAACTTTGTTGCAAATCCATACATATTTACAGCACAGTTCAATCTTGTTGACATATATTAAGAGTCTGTTTATTTGACcatattttgtaattaaaaaaaagtttttttttcttaattgcTTTGAAAAAATTCTCTTACTTTGCAGATTGTTTGAACAATATATAAATGAATTAACAAACTGAAATATCTAAACGCAAACTAATGCCCAAATTATTGCATGCATGTAATCAGCACAAGTTCATAAGGTCATTACTATATCCGGTAGGTCGTGGCTTATATCAGAGATCAAGCTGCAAGCTTGTCACTTTTCACTTTCAGAGGCAAAACGGTTCACTTCActtgcatttttcaaataaaaaaacgCAACTACaaagaaaattatgaattagAGCAACTGAGACTTTATCTGAGATGGGAGAAAGAACGAACCTGGAGCCTTTTGCGGGCATTGTTGGAGATGGCGGTGAGGACGCCCCAAACTTGAGGATCAGAGAAGTGAAGAGGTTGAGATGCAATGTTTGAAGCAACGGAAACAATGCGATCCCTTGCGGTAGGGCTCAACGCTTGCTTCTGCGGTGAGTTCTCGTTACCAGCAGGAGGAGGAAGAAGCTTCGAAGCTTTGGTGATAGGGGATTCCGATTTCTCGTTCTCCACCGCCATTGACATACAGAGTGAGGGGAGTGACTGAGACTGAGAAAGGAAAAAGGATGAAATTTGGCGGGGATTTTGAAACCCTAAATTGATTGATTTTTGGGAGCGAAGTGTAGTTAAGTGATGAAACTGGGGTTGGCGGGTGACTTCTCATGGACAATGATTGATTGCTTGTTTCGCTAGCTTGAGTTGCAAGCCTtccatataaaataaatatcaatTGTAATTCaactatttattatattattttattttatttgttaaataagttatatcaattatcaattatatGTATAATGttgtaaaataactaaataaataaattagaaagaggtaacaaatataaaatatgaaatataattaaataattctagtAGTAATATTCACCACAattactatctcaatataaaagagattattcatatatatattaaatatatattttactaaTACATGTAGTAACatatgaaagaaagaaagaagaaaaattttatatgtaggtaatataaatagagagagaattattattagtaatatAAGAGAGAGGAGATTTTTATTGCTCTATAAATCCAAACGAGGCTTCACCTATTTATACAGGTAAAAAGCCTTAGTTTTCAACATTCATTaacttttaatttgattttggaAGGTAATTTCTTTGCATGGGAAAGATTAGCCGCCCAATTGATAAATGGGCATTCATTACattcttatcacaacactccctCTTGAATGCCTATTTAGGAtaatgcctcgttaaaaccttactaaagaaaaatcatgtgggaaaaaaatcttagtaaaagaaaaagagtacaaaatcctttgtgatgggactgcctcattaaaaaccttgtcaagaaaaatccaatggaaaaaaacctgaccaaggaaaaaagagtacagtctccccctcttgccgaCATCACTTAATatctcgaaatcggcgcattCCAATCttatgtaccaatctttcaaagaaGGATTTTGGGAGAgactttgtgaataaatctgtcagattatcacttgagtggatctgttggacatcaattgtcccttgattttgaagatcatgagtgaagaaggatttgggagaaatatgctttatTCTACCACCTTTGATATATtcgcctttaagttgagcaatgcatgctgtattatcttcaaacaggacagttggagtTATCTtctgatcaatcagtccacttgatgacagaatatattggatcacactcctcagccaaaaacactcgcgactagcttcatgtatcgctagtatttcggcatgattagaggatgttgcagcaATCGTCTGTTTTGTGGACCTCTATGATATAGTTGTTTCACCATATGTGAACATGTATCCTGTTTAAGATCTCCCTTTATGCGAATCAGATAAGTATCTGGCATCTGCaaagccaactagttgtgacttggatccatagggataaaacaattcCATATCAatcgttccatgaagatatcgaaatatttgtttgattccactccaatgtcttctggttggagaggaactataccttgcta
This window contains:
- the LOC130973349 gene encoding uncharacterized protein LOC130973349 isoform X2 codes for the protein MSMAVENEKSESPITKASKLLPPPAGNENSPQKQALSPTARDRIVSVASNIASQPLHFSDPQVWGVLTAISNNARKRLQGINILLTANEHCIGRLVDDVRFQIASNNISANHCRIYRMSVTNENMVDTTSIFLKDTSTNGTYLNWEKLKKNGPAVKVCHGDIISFAAPPQHDLTFSFVYREVLLSSPMPDNAAAKRKAERCAFESKRLKGLGIGAPEGPISLDDFRSLQRSNTELRKQLENQVVLIDTLRNDNRVAADRHESELQSAKKSVAKCYLDQLKELQQSVDLKYKELGDVNRVTAEQKHAIEDLNERLSASMQSCAEANAIISSQKVNIAELREQLDDERTQRKDEREKATSDLKAAVFRAQSEAQEELRRHTDASLRRERELHETINKLQESERERCLLVETLRSKLEDTRQKMVVSDNKVRQLETELHEQKLTTVNQTKKIEELEEETIRLSKELESEKAAREEAWAKVSILELEINAAMRDLDFERRRLRGARERLMLRETQLRAFYSTTEEIQVLFAKQQEQLKAMQRTLEDEENYENTSVDMDGVIGGTPGREREVAGYHSKNTAKAGSTASTQKRNRDQVETSSNEASDTEKHECEVRSQECQNTQGFTSADHDHDVRGGFGSDIDGAAAMMDEGAGGTECVLGTESPSNYGIKHVDLNKSGPLDGDTMQCDADVNVQETEEQAHDHRVSHLLQLHDPTDTEKVIEDTEVGGTIRTADLLTSEVAGSWACSTAPSVHGDNESPSRDNNEGCGPLHDSNIVVAESQNTDDAAAKRNERQALRDMIGIVAPDLREKFGGSAYNCGEKQEKDGSSTDSDTQSCSNSGNEGRINAEGGAMSDEETQCCDHVEENEKQDDAMDEGDDEATQED
- the LOC130973349 gene encoding uncharacterized protein LOC130973349 isoform X1 → MSMAVENEKSESPITKASKLLPPPAGNENSPQKQALSPTARDRIVSVASNIASQPLHFSDPQVWGVLTAISNNARKRLQGINILLTANEHCIGRLVDDVRFQIASNNISANHCRIYRMSVTNENMVDTTSIFLKDTSTNGTYLNWEKLKKNGPAVKVCHGDIISFAAPPQHDLTFSFVYREVLLSSPMPDNAAAKRKAERCAFESKRLKGLGIGAPEGPISLDDFRSLQRSNTELRKQLENQVVLIDTLRNDNRVAADRHESELQSAKKSVAKCYLDQLKELQQSVDLKYKELGDVNRVTAEQKHAIEDLNERLSASMQSCAEANAIISSQKVNIAELREQLDDERTQRKDEREKATSDLKAAVFRAQSEAQEELRRHTDASLRRERELHETINKLQESERERCLLVETLRSKLEDTRQKMVVSDNKVRQLETELHEQKLTTVNQTKKIEELEEETIRLSKELESEKQAAREEAWAKVSILELEINAAMRDLDFERRRLRGARERLMLRETQLRAFYSTTEEIQVLFAKQQEQLKAMQRTLEDEENYENTSVDMDGVIGGTPGREREVAGYHSKNTAKAGSTASTQKRNRDQVETSSNEASDTEKHECEVRSQECQNTQGFTSADHDHDVRGGFGSDIDGAAAMMDEGAGGTECVLGTESPSNYGIKHVDLNKSGPLDGDTMQCDADVNVQETEEQAHDHRVSHLLQLHDPTDTEKVIEDTEVGGTIRTADLLTSEVAGSWACSTAPSVHGDNESPSRDNNEGCGPLHDSNIVVAESQNTDDAAAKRNERQALRDMIGIVAPDLREKFGGSAYNCGEKQEKDGSSTDSDTQSCSNSGNEGRINAEGGAMSDEETQCCDHVEENEKQDDAMDEGDDEATQED